Sequence from the Thermoanaerobacter uzonensis DSM 18761 genome:
GGAAAAGTTGTTGCAAAAGGCGAGCCCACAGTTGTCTTTGCTAATGCAAAAGAACTTGATTGGAGTGATTTGAGAAAGCCTATGCTTTTAGAGATATATGAAATTTTAAAAGAAAAAGGAATTATAAACGGAAGTAATATACCAAAAAATATAGAGGAATTAAAGAAGTGTATAAAATAAAAAAGCTGCTGAAAACTCAGCAGCTTAAAGCTATTCATTTTTACTTTCTTTTTGTCCTTGAGGGAAAAATTGATGTAGAATATCCAAAGATAGAGGGAAAACTACGATATTTGACCTGTCATTAGCTATTTCTCTTAAAGTTTGAAGATACCTAAGTTGCAGAGAAACGGGTTGTGAGGCTATGATGCGAGCAGCTTCAGCAAGTTTTGCAGCTGCTTGATATTCTCCATCAGCGTTTATAATTTTAGCGCGGCGTTCTCTTTCTGCTTCTGCTTGTGCTGCCATGGCCCTTTGCATGCTTTGTGGTAGTTCTACATCCCTTATTTCTACAAGATTTACTTTTACTCCCCATGGCTCTGTTCCCTCATCTATAATCTCGCGGAGCCTTTTGTTTATTTCTTCTCTGTGAGATAATAATTCGTCTAAGTCAGACTGACCTAAAACGCTTCTTAGTGTAGTTTGTGCCAGCTGAGATGTTGCTCTTATGTGGTCCAAAACTTTTATAACAGCGTTGGCAGGGTCTATTACTCTGAAGTATACTACTGCATTTACTTTAACAGTAACGTTGTCTCTTGTAATTGCCTCTTGTGTTGGTACTTCCATTGTTATGACTCTCAAATCTACTTTTTGCATTCTCTCTATTATAGGAATCAAGAAAAATATTCCTGGCCCCCTTACACCTACGTAGCGTCCAAGACGAAAAATCACACCCCTTTCGTATTCCTGTACTATTCTAATGGATGCGGAAATTAAACTTATAAGGATTATTAATAAAGTGAATAGAAATGCAAAACTCTCAATCATTTTTTTTACTGCCTCCCTCTTTTATTTTTTCAACTTTAACTGTCAAACCCTCTACTGCTGTAATGACCACCTTTTCGCCTTTTGCAATATACTCTTTAGATTCTGCTTGCCACCTTTCTCCTTCTACTAAGACTATGCCATTTGGATTAATATCACTTACTGCAATACCTATTTCACCAATTAGACCTTCTACTCCTGTGACTACTTTTCTCTTTTGAGCTTTTATAACAGCAGCTAACAAGAAAGAAACAAAAACTGCCATGAAAAAGGCTGTTGCGAAAACTACTCCTTTGTTAATAGTGAGTCCCATTTGGTTTCCACTAAATAACATTAAAGAGCCAAGTACGAAGGAAGTTATACCGCCCACTGCTAAAATGCCATGGCTTACAACAAACGCTTCAGATGCCAAAAGCACAAGCCCTAATATGACAAGAAGCATTCCACTTAATTGAGCATTTAATGTTCCAAGTGTGTAAAGGCCTAAAAGTAAGCTTATTCCTCCTGCCACACCGGGAAAGATAGCACCAGGATGATAAAGCTCCAATACAATACCCAAGATACCAGCGCTCATGAGAAGATAAGCAATATTTGGATCGCTTATTGCAAAGAGAAATTTTTGAGCTGAAGACATTGGGAAGTATTTGATTGGACCATCAGTTTGCAAAGTTGTAGTTGTGCCGTCAAAATTTTTGACTGTAAGGCCGTTTATTTTTTTTAGAAGGTCGTTTAAATTAGTAGCTTTAAAATCGATTAAATGGGCATTTAATGCTTCTGTGTCAGTAAAAGATTTGCTTTCAATAACTGCCATTTCAGCATTTTTGGGGTCTCTCCCCCTGTTTTCTGCGATACTTCTTATCCAAGCAGCAGCGTCATGAGTGATTTTTTGCTTTTGTACATCTGATAAAGCAGTGTCGTCTTCCATTGACACAGGATGGGCAGCGCCTATTCTACTTCCAGGAGCCATTGCAGCGACATTTGCTGAAAGTGTTATGAAAGTACCAGCCGAACCCGCCCAAGCTCCTGCGGGGGAGACATATACTACAACAGGAATAGGAGAATTTAGTATTTTTGTGACGATTTTTTGAGTAGTAGAATACAAACCGCCAGGGGTAGAAAGTTCTATGACTATACAACTTGCACCATTTTTTTCTGCCGTTTCAAAGCCGCTTTCAACATAATCTGCAACAACAGGTACAATTGGACCATCAATGGATAGTACATAAACGGGGCTTTGGGGCGGAACTGCTTTTAAAGAAGAAAATGGCATGATAACAAAAATTAACAAGATTGTAAATAGTAAAATTTTCCTTAAATTAAACACTTTTTGTTCCCCCTTTAATAACATTTTAACATAACTGAAAAATTTTATATAGTATTTTATGTGATTGGCAGAATTTTTCTTGAAGGATTTTTTATAAAAATGTAGAATTTAATTTATATGTTTATTGATTTATATATTCGACAAAAAAGTCGAAAACCTTTTTTATTTTTAACCTAAGAGGAGGATATTTAATGGCGTTTTTTAAAGTTGAAACAGAAGAAGACATAAAAAATTTAAATTTTCTCGAAAGAATTTACGGAATTCTATTTAAACCTTCAATAACAATAAAAAATTTAATGTATCAGCCAAAACTAGTTTATCCTGCCATAGTGAAAATTGTTGGGATAGTATTTCTTTATATCTTACGTTATCCTGTATATGAAAGACATATACGTGAACTTTTAAAAATGAGGTTATCGCAACCAGATGCAGGATTTACGCCACAGGAAATAGATTTAGCTATTAAGTTAGCGCCAAAATCTGTAATAACTTCTACGCTTATAAATAATACACTTTCGTGGATTTTTATCGTGTTAGCTCTTTATGCTGTAATCAAATGGGTATTTAGAGGAAAAGCGGATGTAGCACAATTATTTTCAATTACTGGTTATGCCTATACTCCTGTTTTAATATATTTTCTAATATGCTTTATTGCATCCTTTTTTACAGGACAGCTTTTAGTGGATATGTCACCTGCATTGTTGTTTCCTTTGTTAAAAGGAACTACAATATATGGCTTTTTGAGAAGTATTGATCCCTTCATGGTGTGGCAGTTTGTTATAATAGCTATAGGAATAAAAATGTCAAGTGGAATAAAGAAGAGCGATGTTTATTGGGTTACAGCTTTTGCGTTTCTTGTGACAGTGTTTGTGAATATTGATTATTATAAACTGCTGGACTAAAAATCAAACAAAGGGGACGGTTCCTTTTGTCTGAGGACCGTCCCTTTTTACGTATTTACAGCATCTCTTCTAAAGTTTTTTTAATTTCAATGAGGAAAATTTCTGTGTTTACAACAGTTTTATTTGGCAAGTCAGATAAAGCGGCTAAGTCTTTTGTCATTATCCCTTTTTCAATTGTCTTTAAGGATGCTTTTTCAAGCTTATCTGCAAAATCAACAAGGTCTTTTATTCCGTCAAGTTCTCCTCTTTTTTTCAAAGCGCCTGTCCATGCAAAAATTGTAGCAATAGAGTTAGTAGAAGTTTCTTCACCTTTAAGGTATTTATAATAATGCCTTGTAACTGTTCCATGAGCCGCTTCAAATTCGTATTTCCCATCAGGAGAGACTAATACCGATGTCATCATGGCGAGGCTTCCAAATGCTGTTGCTACCATATCTGACATTACATCGCCGTCATAATTTTTGCATGCCCAAATCATTCCGCCTTCAGACCTTACAATTCGAGCTACGGCATCGTCAATAAGGGTATAGAAATATTCAATTTCTGCTTCCTCAAATTTTTCTTTATATTCATTTTCATATATTTCCTGGAATATGTCTTTAAATCTGTGGTCATATACTTTTGAAATAGTGTCTTTGGTCGCAAACCACAAATCCTGTTTCGTATCTAAAGCATAATTAAAACATGCTCTTGCAAAACTTTTTATTGACTCATCAGTATTGTGCATACCGAGTATAACTCCAGGGCCTTCAAATTCATGTATTGTCTGCCTTGCCACTTCTCCTTTTTCAGAAGTAAACACAAGTTCTGCTTTGCCTTTTTCAGAGACTCTATATTCTACGTCTTTGTAAATATCCCCATAGGCATGTCTTGCAATTGTAATGGGTTTTTTCCATGTTTTTACGAGAGGTTTGATACTTTCTACAATAATAGGTGTGCGAAAAACTGTGCCATCAAGTATTGCTCTGATTGTACCATTAGGGCTTTTCCACATTTTTTTGAGATTGTATTCTTTGACCCTTTCTGCATTTGGAGTGATTGTGGCGCATTTTACCCCGACTCCGTACTTTTTTATTGCGTATGCTGCATCAACTGTGACCTGGTCATTAGTTTCGTCCCTGTTTTTGATTCCAAGGTCATAATATTCTGTTTTAAGGTCTATATAGGGCTCTAAAAGTATTTCTTTTATCAATTTCCATATGATTCTTGTCATTTCGTCCCCGTCCATTTCAACAATAGGAACCTTCATCTCAATTTTTTGTGCCATTTTCTTCTCCCCTTTGTTTGAAATGTAACAATAAAATTTTTAAAATATTTTATTGCGATTTTTTATCACAACTTGATTCTATTATATAGAATATAAGGGATTTTTGCAATATCTATTAATTGAGCTTTCACAACTTGACCTAAATACAGGACAGACAAAGGGGACGGTTCCTCTTGTCTGAATTTTTCAGACAAGAGGAACCGTCCCCTTTGTCTTTTTAGCTAAAAAGAACCATCCCAGAAAGTGGAGGGACTGTAAGAATACTGCCTGAAAGTGTCCAATCGCCTTTTTCTATGGGGAGAATTCCAGCTTTTCTATTGTCAACAACCACCTTCCAATTCCCTTGGGGGATTTTTACCTCAACTTTAGATTTTGTTGGATTGTAGATTACAGTAATTTTTTTCCATGGATCGCTATTGGCATTATCTGAAATTAAGAAAGCAATTGTATTTTTTGGGGATTTTATAAAATGAAGCTTTGACTTTATTTCTTCTGCTGTTCGCATCCTAAAGGAAGGATGTTCTTTCCGTAGCTTTATTAAGCCC
This genomic interval carries:
- a CDS encoding NADP-dependent isocitrate dehydrogenase, with translation MAQKIEMKVPIVEMDGDEMTRIIWKLIKEILLEPYIDLKTEYYDLGIKNRDETNDQVTVDAAYAIKKYGVGVKCATITPNAERVKEYNLKKMWKSPNGTIRAILDGTVFRTPIIVESIKPLVKTWKKPITIARHAYGDIYKDVEYRVSEKGKAELVFTSEKGEVARQTIHEFEGPGVILGMHNTDESIKSFARACFNYALDTKQDLWFATKDTISKVYDHRFKDIFQEIYENEYKEKFEEAEIEYFYTLIDDAVARIVRSEGGMIWACKNYDGDVMSDMVATAFGSLAMMTSVLVSPDGKYEFEAAHGTVTRHYYKYLKGEETSTNSIATIFAWTGALKKRGELDGIKDLVDFADKLEKASLKTIEKGIMTKDLAALSDLPNKTVVNTEIFLIEIKKTLEEML
- a CDS encoding slipin family protein, which translates into the protein MIESFAFLFTLLIILISLISASIRIVQEYERGVIFRLGRYVGVRGPGIFFLIPIIERMQKVDLRVITMEVPTQEAITRDNVTVKVNAVVYFRVIDPANAVIKVLDHIRATSQLAQTTLRSVLGQSDLDELLSHREEINKRLREIIDEGTEPWGVKVNLVEIRDVELPQSMQRAMAAQAEAERERRAKIINADGEYQAAAKLAEAARIIASQPVSLQLRYLQTLREIANDRSNIVVFPLSLDILHQFFPQGQKESKNE
- a CDS encoding YIP1 family protein encodes the protein MAFFKVETEEDIKNLNFLERIYGILFKPSITIKNLMYQPKLVYPAIVKIVGIVFLYILRYPVYERHIRELLKMRLSQPDAGFTPQEIDLAIKLAPKSVITSTLINNTLSWIFIVLALYAVIKWVFRGKADVAQLFSITGYAYTPVLIYFLICFIASFFTGQLLVDMSPALLFPLLKGTTIYGFLRSIDPFMVWQFVIIAIGIKMSSGIKKSDVYWVTAFAFLVTVFVNIDYYKLLD
- a CDS encoding NfeD family protein; amino-acid sequence: MFNLRKILLFTILLIFVIMPFSSLKAVPPQSPVYVLSIDGPIVPVVADYVESGFETAEKNGASCIVIELSTPGGLYSTTQKIVTKILNSPIPVVVYVSPAGAWAGSAGTFITLSANVAAMAPGSRIGAAHPVSMEDDTALSDVQKQKITHDAAAWIRSIAENRGRDPKNAEMAVIESKSFTDTEALNAHLIDFKATNLNDLLKKINGLTVKNFDGTTTTLQTDGPIKYFPMSSAQKFLFAISDPNIAYLLMSAGILGIVLELYHPGAIFPGVAGGISLLLGLYTLGTLNAQLSGMLLVILGLVLLASEAFVVSHGILAVGGITSFVLGSLMLFSGNQMGLTINKGVVFATAFFMAVFVSFLLAAVIKAQKRKVVTGVEGLIGEIGIAVSDINPNGIVLVEGERWQAESKEYIAKGEKVVITAVEGLTVKVEKIKEGGSKKND